The Euphorbia lathyris chromosome 2, ddEupLath1.1, whole genome shotgun sequence genome includes a window with the following:
- the LOC136217363 gene encoding uncharacterized protein, giving the protein MESRTIDPEIKKLNIRVKSQDRTIKNYLINEHTVISKLLHNHCQRTDTDYRAIMFLIDGERFDQKKTPAQLNLSNNALIETFQHAYGGGGF; this is encoded by the exons ATGGAATCGCGAACAATAGATCCAGAGATTAAAAAACTCAATATTCGTGTTAAATCTCAG GATAGGACCATAAAGAATTATTTGATTAACGAGCATACTGTAATTTCGAAGCTTTTGCACAATCACTGTCAGAGAACGGATACTGATTATAGAGCTATTATGTTTCTAATTGACGGTGAGAGATTTGATCAGAAGAAAACACCCGCACAG CTCAATTTGAGCAACAATGCGCTAATTGAAACCTTCCAGCATGCGTATGGAGGCGGTGGTTTCTGA